In Palaemon carinicauda isolate YSFRI2023 chromosome 1, ASM3689809v2, whole genome shotgun sequence, the genomic stretch tatattttctatttctatgtaccttcagggaatcttgttcatagagcacagcataatagaagaagtcagacttgtttgttctatatttgttcacctgacaaagaaacagtacaggtgaatctttatcaaggaacaaagcatacaagaacaagtcagacttcttccctctgctcactccatcttgtagaatatcctttaggtatctgaAATAGATTGagaacagccgccatcttgttttttctctgctgccatcttctcctttgtcttcttctcttggaatttttcatttttttttatgttttttgtttgtatattttttggggatttttttttagttctgtAGATTGGGAACAGCCAATATCTTGTTTTTTCTActgccatattctttttttttttttttttttttttggattttttagtttttatatattttttttctttttcttctgctttgactgcatcttttcccacttttatatgggttcgatgtttctgaccagctttctccatctgcctctgtcccacactttatcactggttaatccccttgttcgaaggtcatccttgatacagttcatccaccttcacttaggtctccttctccttctccttccctctacctccatttctattttttttcttttttttttttccttttttctattttatttttaccttcatGGAATATTGTTCAGAGAGCACATCATAAcaaaagaagttagacttgtttgttctacatttgttcacctgacaaagaaacagtacaagtgaatcttcatcaaggaacaaagcatacaagaacaagtcagacttcttccatctgctgagtccattttgtagaatatcctttaggtatctgaAATAGATTGagaacagccgccatcttgttttttctcagCTACCATCTTCTCTTTTTGgataatttagtttttatatataatttcttctttggtatatagtctttttctatctaccttcagggaatattgttcagagagcacagcataatagtcgAAGTCAGACTTATTTGTTCTGCATTTTTCACCTGATaatgaaacagtacaagtgaatctttatcaaggaacaaagcatacttgaacaagtcagacttcttccatctgctgagtccatcttgcagaatatcctttaggtatctagaatagactggtTACAGACGCCATCtggttttttccctgctgccatcttcttcttcttcttctccttcttctttttcttcttcttcttttggaattttttattttttcttatgttttttgttttcatattttttggggattttttcagtttctatatttctttttggatttttgtttttaattttttttatattttcttttttttctagtttttcttttcatttcttagtCGTCGCTATTGACTTCCTCTTCCAACCGATTCATCAAATCATCCAATTCCATAACTACCTTATGAGTATCACCAATCTGTCCAGTCTTTGCCAAAAGTCTCTGCTTTAGACTTTCTATTTCCTTCTTCAGACTATGCACTTCACATTCTGtctcttttcttattcttctttcctcTATTAGCTCTTTATTAAGCCTTttgctctcttcctctctccttagaagttctctcTTTTGACGTTTCACTATATCATCAATTTCCATTGCCAATATTTCAAGCCGATCTATCTTAATTTCCATCTCTTTTTCGTGCTTAAGATTTTTTGCTTCTTCCGTCACGAGATTTAGccgattttctatttctcttttgatTGTTTCTACCTCCTGCAAATTTTGTATCTGCAgactttccatgttttctttgagaatagctaattgtccctctttttcttttcttagtctctcctcctccattaactcttctttaagcttttctttctcttcttcaactctttgtgctttagcatatgtttccatattttgtatctgcagaatttccatgttttctttgagaatagctatttgtccctctttttcttttctgagtctttcctctctcattaactcttctttaagcttttctttctcttcttcaactctttgtgctacagcatatgtttccatattttgtatctctagacattccatgttttctttgagaatagctatttgtccctctttttcttttcttagtctctcctctctcattaactcttctttaagcttttctttctcttcttctactCTTTGTGCTAtagcatatgtttccatattttgtatctctagACTTTCCATGTTTATTTTCAGAAGAGctaattgtccctctttttcttttcttagtctctcctcctccattaactcttctttaagcttttctttctctttttctactCTTTGTGCAAtagcatatgtttccatattttgtatctctagACTTTCCATGTTTATTTTGAGAATAGctaattgtccctctttttcttttcttagtctctcctcctccattaactcttctttaagtttttctttctcttcttcaactctttgtgctatagcatatgtttccatattttgtatctctagACTTTCCATGTTTATTTTGAGAAGAGctaattgtccctctttttcttttcttagtctctcctcctccattaactcttctttaagcttttctttctctttttctactCTTTGTGCAAtagcatatgtttccatattttgtatctctagACTTTCCATGTTTATTTTGAGAAGAGctaattgtccctctttttcttttcttagtctctcctcctccattaactcttctttaagcttttctttctcttcttcaactctttgtgctatagcatatgtttccatattttgtatctgCAGACTTTCCATGTTTATTTTGAGAATAGctaattgtccctctttttcttttcttagtctctcctcctccattaactcttctttaagcttttctttctctttttctactCTTTGTGCAAtagcatatgtttccatattttgtatctctagACTTTCCATGTTTATTTTGAGAATAGctaattgtccctctttttcttttcttagtctctcctcctccattaactcctctttaagcttttctttctcttcttcaactctttgtgctacagcatatgtttccatattttatATCTGCAgactttccatgttttctttgagaatagctatttgtccctctttttcttttctcagtctctcctcctccattaactcttctttaagcttttctttctcttcatcaactctttgtgctacagcatatgtttccatattttgtatctgCAGACTTTCCATGTTTTCTCtgagaatagctatttgtccctctttttcttttctgagtctttcctctctcattaactcttctttaagcttttctttctcttcttcattcCTTAGAAGTTCTCTCTTTTGACGTTTCACTATATCATCAATTTCAATTGCCAATATTTCAATCCTATCTATCTTAATTTCCATCTCTTTTTCGTGCTTAAGAATTTTTGCTTCTTCCGTCACGAGATTTAGccgattttctatttttcttttgattgtttCTACCTCCTGCAAATTTTGTATCTGCAgactttccatgttttctttgagaataggtaattgtccctctttttcttttcttagtctctcctcctccattaactcttctttaagcttttctttctcttcttcaactctttgtgctacagcatatgtttccatattttgtatctgcagaatttccatgttttctttgagaatagctatttgtcccTCTTTACTGGCAGAATCTCCATCTGTTCTTAGGCTATTTGCTTCTTGGTAGTCTTTAAATTCCTTTTCAGTGTTCtc encodes the following:
- the LOC137637948 gene encoding calponin homology domain-containing protein DDB_G0272472-like, producing METYAVAQRVEEEKEKLKEELMEEERLRKEKEGQLAILKINMESLEIQNMETYAIAQRVEKEKEKLKEELMEEERLRKEKEGQLAILKINMESLQIQNMETYAIAQRVEEEKEKLKEELMEEERLRKEKEGQLALLKINMESLEIQNMETYAIAQRVEKEKEKLKEELMEEERLRKEKEGQLALLKINMESLEIQNMETYAIAQRVEEEKEKLKEELMEEERLRKEKEGQLAILKINMESLEIQNMETYAIAQRVEKEKEKLKEELMEEERLRKEKEGQLALLKINMESLEIQNMETYAIAQREVETIKREIENRLNLVTEEAKNLKHEKEMEIKIDRLEILAMEIDDIVKRQKRELLRREEESKRLNKELIEERRIRKETECEVHSLKKEIESLKQRLLAKTGQIGDTHKVVMELDDLMNRLEEEVNSDD
- the LOC137637957 gene encoding arginine and glutamate-rich protein 1-like, translated to MEEERLRKEKEGQLPILKENMESLQIQNLQEVETIKRKIENRLNLVTEEAKILKHEKEMEIKIDRIEILAIEIDDIVKRQKRELLRNEEEKEKLKEELMREERLRKEKEGQIAILRENMESLQIQNMETYAVAQRVDEEKEKLKEELMEEERLRKEKEGQIAILKENMESLQI